A genomic stretch from Deltaproteobacteria bacterium includes:
- a CDS encoding ABC transporter ATP-binding protein, which produces MPTSITHDAAILDKVPLVKATSVSKIVRDANKDIAILKKINLEINIGECVALLGPSGSGKSTLLNILGALDNDFSGEVTIANANLHALSDSGLSTLRNKILGFIFQAYNLLGHLSALDNVLLPARFGNETLNYQRAHEVLSHVGLGEKTHRLPRTLSGGECQRVAIARALYLKPKLLLCDEPTGNLDGETAAIILQLFSELSNQGVALLIATHDNEIAAMANRQIHLHKGNLSEAA; this is translated from the coding sequence ATGCCTACATCAATAACTCATGACGCTGCAATATTAGACAAAGTGCCTCTGGTAAAAGCAACCTCTGTAAGTAAAATTGTACGCGATGCCAACAAAGATATAGCCATCCTTAAAAAAATTAATCTTGAAATTAATATTGGAGAATGCGTTGCTCTACTCGGACCTTCAGGTTCTGGAAAAAGTACACTCCTCAACATTCTTGGCGCTCTCGATAATGATTTTAGTGGTGAAGTAACTATTGCTAATGCCAATCTTCATGCGCTTAGCGACTCGGGCTTATCAACACTTCGCAATAAAATCTTAGGGTTTATTTTTCAGGCCTACAACTTACTAGGACATTTAAGCGCCCTTGATAATGTATTGTTGCCGGCACGCTTTGGAAATGAAACTTTAAATTACCAACGAGCACATGAGGTGTTATCGCATGTTGGTCTGGGTGAAAAAACTCATCGCTTACCACGCACTCTCTCTGGTGGCGAATGCCAACGTGTAGCCATTGCACGCGCTTTATATCTTAAACCAAAGTTATTATTATGTGATGAACCTACCGGCAATCTTGACGGTGAAACTGCTGCTATTATTTTGCAGTTATTTTCAGAACTCTCTAATCAGGGAGTAGCTTTGCTTATTGCTACTCATGACAATGAAATTGCTGCTATGGCTAATCGCCAAATTCATTTGCATAAAGGAAACTTAAGTGAAGCTGCGTAA